In Mustela nigripes isolate SB6536 chromosome 12, MUSNIG.SB6536, whole genome shotgun sequence, one DNA window encodes the following:
- the NEUROG1 gene encoding neurogenin-1 — protein sequence MPAPLETCLSDLDCTSSSSSSGGGDLSGFLTDEEDCARLQPPASASGTPVPVRRGAPGVPAASDTPRAQDDEQERRRRRGRARVRSEALLHSLRRSRRVKANDRERNRMHNLNAALDALRSVLPSFPDDTKLTKIETLRFAYNYIWALAETLRLADQGLPGGGARERLLPPQCAPCLPGPPSPSSDAESWGSGAAASPCAAAASPLSDPSSPAASEDFAYGPGDPLFSFPGLPKDLLHTTPCYIPYH from the coding sequence ATGCCAGCCCCACTGGAGACCTGCCTCTCGGACCTCGACTGCaccagcagtagcagcagcagcggcggcggcgacCTATCCGGCTTCCTCACCGACGAGGAAGACTGTGCCAGGCTCCAACCACCAGCTTCTGCCTCGGGGACGCCTGTGCCAGTGCGCAGGGGCGCTCCCGGGGTTCCTGCAGCCTCGGATACTCCCCGGGCGCAGGACGACGAGCAGGAGCGGCGGCGGCGCAGGGGCCGGGCGCGTGTGCGCTCTGAGGCGCTGCTGCACTCGTTGCGCAGGAGCCGGCGTGTCAAGGCCAATGACCGCGAGCGCAACCGCATGCACAACTTGAACGCGGCGCTCGACGCGCTGCGCAGCGTGCTGCCTTCCTTCCCCGACGACACCAAGCTCACCAAGATCGAGACGCTGCGCTTCGCCTATAACTACATCTGGGCTCTGGCGGAGACTCTGCGCCTAGCCGACCAGGGACTGCCCGGGGGCGGTGCCCGGGAGCGCCTCCTGCCGCCGCAGTGCGCCCCCTGCCTGCCCGGGCCCCCGAGCCCCTCCAGCGACGCCGAGTCCTGGGGCTCCGGTGCCGCCGCCTCCCcctgcgccgccgccgcctcgccACTGTCTGACCCCAGTAGCCCCGCCGCCTCGGAAGACTTCGCCTATGGCCCCGGCGacccccttttctccttcccaggcCTGCCCAAAGACTTGCTCCACACGACGCCCTGTTACATCCCTTACCACTAG